The DNA sequence CGACGCCGCGCTTCCGTGCGCGGCGTTGACCCGCACGACGTCGACGCCCGCCGCGAGCAGGCGCGGCAACGTCGCCGGTTCCGCCGACGCCGGACCCAGCGTCGCCACGATCTTCACGCCTCGCATCCCGTTCCTCCGCCTCGGCTCGATCGCACCAGAATCGTCGGCGGTAGGGTCCGGGGCGTGGACCGCATCCTCGTGCCGGGCCTGCGCGCGCTCGGCGTGCACGGGGTGCTGCCCGAGGAACGGGAGCGGCCGCAGCCGTTCGAGGTGAGTCTCGAGCTGCACGTCGACCTCGCGAAGGCCGGCGCCAGCGACGACCTCGCCGACACCGTCGACTACGGCGCGGTGTGCGACGCGGTCGTGCGGATCGTCACCGACGAGAGCTACGCGTTGCTCGAACGACTCGCGACCCGCATCGCCGAGGCGTGCCGCGCCGACGAGCGGGTCACCGGCGTCGTCGTGGAGGTGCGCAAGCTGCGACCGCCGGTGAACGCCGAGGTCGACCACGTCGCGGTGCGCATCGAACGGTGACGGCGGTCGGAGCGGCGAGCGAGTCGACGATCACGATCGAGCTCGTCCGGGACGGCGAGACGCGACCATGACGGCGCGGCGCGCGTACCTCGCGCTCGGATCGAATCTCGGCGCGCGCGAGGAGTTCCTGCAATCGGCGGTCGACGCGCTGGCGCGCACGCCGGACGTCGCGGTTGCCGCGCTGTCGGATGTCTACGAGACGGATCCGGTGGGTGGGCCGGACCAGGGTCCGTACCTCAACGCCGTCGTCGCGATCGACACCGAGCTGAGCGCGCGCGAGCTGCTCGCGCTCGCGCACCGGCTCGAAGACGATGCCGACCGTGTGCGCGCCGAGCGGTGGGGGCCGCGCACGCTCGACGTCGACCTGCTGCTCGTAGGCGACGAGCGCATCCGGGAGCCCGACCTCGTCGTGCCCCATCCGCGCCTGTGGGAACGGGGCTTCGTGCTCGCGCCGCTGCACGACGTGGCCCCCGAGCTCGTCGTCGCTCCCGCCGGCGGACATCCGGGCGTGCGCCGGGTCGAGATCACACTGACGACAAAGGAACGAACGTGAGAACACGCCAGCGAGCGTGCGAGTCGGCGACCCGAAGGGGAGCCTGCGAAGGAGTGAGCGCAACGAGTGCGATCGAAGCTTCTCGATCGCGTTGTTCTCACGCGGTCGAAGGCGCGTGCGGAGCGAGCGTCGAGGCTCGCCAGCGAGCGTGCGAGTCGGCGACCCGAAGGGGAGCCGGCGAAGGAGTGAGCGCATGAGCGCGGTCTATGTATCCCGCCCGTTGCCGGCGCCCGGTCCCGATGCGCTGCGCGTCGCGGGCCTCGACGTGGAGCAGAACACCGAAGATCGTCCGCCGACGCGTGCCGAGCTGATCGCAGGTCTGCGCGGCAAGCAGGCGTTGCTGTGCCTGCTCACCGAGAAGGTCGACGCCGAGTTGCTCGACGCCGCGCCCGACTTGAGGATCGTCGCCAACCTCGCGGTCGGCTACGACAACGTCGACGTCGCCGCGGCCGCCGCGCGCGGTGTCGTCGTCACGAACACGCCCGACGTGCTCACCGAAGCGACGGCCGAGCTCACGTGGGCGCTCATCCTCGCCGCGGCGCGCCGCGTCGTCGAAGGCGACACGCTCGTCCGGCGCGGCGAGTGGAAGGGCTGGAGCCCGACCCAGCTGCTCGGCACCACGCTCGTCGGCAAGACGCTCGGCATCTTCGGCATGGGCAAGATCGGCGCCGCGGTCGCGCGACGCGCGGGCGGCTTCGGGATGCACGTCGTCTACACGAACCGCACGCGCAACGTCGCGCTCGAGGGCGAGCTCGGCGCGCGGCCGGTCACGTTCGACGAGCTGCTCGCGCAGTCGGATGTGCTCTCGCTGCACGCGCCGGCGACCGCGGAGACACGGCACGCGTTCGACGCCGCCGCGCTCTCGCGGCTGCGCCCGGGCGTGGTCTTCGTGAACACCGCGCGCGGTCCGCTCGTCGACGAAGCCGCGCTCGTCGGTGCGCTCCGCGAGGGCCGGATCGCGGCGGCGGGCCTCGACGTGTTCGAGCGCGAGCCCGCGCTCGCGCCGGGCCTGACCGAGCTCGGCAACGTCGTCGTGCTGCCGCACATCGGCTCCGCAACGCACGAGGCGCGGGGCGCGATGGTCGAGCTCTGCTGCCGCAACATCCTCGCGGTGCTCGCGGGCGAGCCGCCGATCACGCCGGTGCGCCCGCCGGCCTGAGCGCGACCGTCCCGCGCGAAACCGTGTCGAGCCCGTTGCGGGTACGGTGATCCGTCGTGGCCGAGGGGAATTCCGGGGCAACGTTCGCCCTCATCGGTCCGGGCCGCGCGGGTGCGACCGTCGCGCTCGCCCTCGTGGGCCGCGGCTACACCGCGGTGGCGGTCGCAGGGCGTTCGCCCGACGCGCCGTCGACCACTGCGACCGCGGCCTGCCTCGCGACGCAGCCCTCGCTCGTGTCGCACGCGGGGCGCGGCGCGGCGATCGTGATCATCGCGACCCCCGACGCCGCGATCGAAGGCGCCGCGCTCGCGGTCGCGCCGTCGCTCGAGCACGGCGCGCTCGTTCTGCACCTCGCGGGCTCGCTCGGCGTCGGGGTGTTCGACGACTTGAAGGCACGCCGTCCCGACGTGCGCGTCGGCGCGCTGCATCCGCTGCAGTCGATGCCGTCGGCGACGATGGGGCTCGACCGCCTGCCGGGTTCGTGGGCGGCGATCGCGGGTGACCCCCAGGTCGCCGACATCGCCGACGCGCTCGAGCTGCACACGTTCGAGGTATCCGATGAGCAGCGCGCGCGCTATCACGCGACCGCGGTGGTCGCGTCGAACCATCTCGTCGCGCTGCTCGGTCAGGTCGAGCGACTCGCGGCGGCCGCGGGCGTGCCGTTCGAGGCCTTCGCCCCGCTCGCGGAAGCGAGCCTCGCCAACGGCTTCGGCATGGGCGCGCGCGCCGCGCTCACCGGCCCGGTGGCGCGCGGCGACCTCGCGACCGTCACCGAGCACCTGCGCGAGCTCCCGCCCTCGGAGCGCGATGCGTACCGCGCCCTTGCGCGTGAAGCCGCCAAGCTCGCCGATACGCGCGACGACGCGCTCGACCGGCTGCTCGCCGACCTCGACCAGACGCCCGGGACCTCGCCTCGCGGCTCGCACGACGACACCAACTAGCCTGGTTCGACTGGGTTTCCGATCGTCCGGCACCCGAGCGGGCCGGAACGAGAGAGGTGCGATGGTCACGCTCATCGAGACGATCGAGGGCGTGCGGCGCGCCTGCGACGACGCGCGTGCGGCCGGGCGCACGGTCGGACTCGTGCCCACGATGGGCTACCTCCACGAGGGTCACCGCTCGCTCATGCGTCGGGCGCGCGCCGAAACGGATCTCGTCGTCGTGTCGATCTTCGTGAACCCGACGCAATTCGGTCCCAACGAGGATCTCGCGCGCTACCCGCGTGACCTTCCGGGCGATCTCGACGCGTGCCGCGCGGAAGGCGTCGACGTGGTGTTCGCGCCGAGCGTGGAGGAGATGTATCCCAACGGCGCGGCAACGACCGTGCACGTCGAGGGCGTGACGCGCGGGCTCTGTGGCGACCATCGTCCCGGCCACTTCGACGGCGTCACGACCGTCGTGGCGAAGCTCTTCGCGATCACCGGTCGGAGCCGCGCCTACTTCGGTCGCAAGGACGCGCAGCAGGTCGCGGTCGTCGCGCGCATGGCCGCCGATCTCGATCTGCCCGTCGAGGTCGTCGCGTGCCCGCTCGTGCGCGAGACCGACGGGCTCGCGCGCTCGAGCCGCAACGCGTACCTGGCGCCCGACGACCGCCGCGCCGCGCCCGTGCTGTTCAACGGTCTGCGCGCCGCCGCAGAGCTCGTGGCCGCGGGGGAGCGCGATCCGCAGCGCGTGATCGCCGCCGTCCGCGACGTCGTCGCAACCGAACCGCGCGTCGAGCTCGAGTACGTCGAGGCGCGCGACGCGGCGACGATGGCACCGATCGACCGCCTCGACGGCGACGTGCTCCTCGCGCTGGCCGCGCATCTCGGTGCGACCCGGCTCATCGACAACGTCGGCATTGCCGTGCGCGGCGACGCGGTCGAGGTCGACCTCGGCACGACCCCCGCCCCTAGTCTCGGATCCTCATGACCGACCTCCTCGTCCTCGGCAGCGGCGTCGCCGGGCTCACCGCCGCGCTGCACGCGCGCGCCGCGGGCCGGTCGGTGCTCGTACTGACGAAGGGCGAGCTGTCGCACTCGGCCACGCGCTTCGCGCAGGGCGGCGTGGCCGCCGCGCTCGAGGAACCCGACTCACCCGCGCTGCACCTCCAGGACACGCTCGTCGCGGGCGCCGGGCTGTGCGACGAAGCCGCGGTCGACGTGCTCGTGCGCGAGGGCCCGGCACGCGTGCGCGAGCTGGCAGAGCTCGGCGCCCGATTCGACGACGCCGACGGTCGCTGGCTGCTCGCGCGCGAGGGTGGCCACTCGCTCGCGCGGGTCGTGCACGCGGGCGGTGACGCGACCGGCGCGGAGATCGAGCGCGCGCTCGTCGCCGCAACGCTCCGCTCGGGCTGCGAGATCCGCGAGGGTTGGTTCGCGTTGTCGTTGCTCGTCGAAGGCGGTGAGTGCGCGGGCGTCGTCGCACTCGATCCGTCCGGCGCGCGCGTCGACGTGCGCGCGACCGACACGGTGATCGCGACCGGCGGAGCGGGGCAGTGTTTCGCGGTCACCACGAACCCCGCGCTCTCGACCGGCGACGGGATCGCGCTCGCGCTGCGCGCCGGGGTGGCGTGCGCCGACCTCGAGTTCGTGCAGTTCCACCCGACTGCGCTGCACCATCCCGCGATGCCGCGGCCATTGCTGTCGGAAGCGCTGCGCGGTGAGGGCGCGGTGCTGCGCGACGGCCAGGGCTTTGCGTTCATGCGCGACGTCCACCCGCTCGCCGACCTCGCGCCGCGCGACGTCGTCGCCCGCGCCATCCACGCACGGATGCACGCCGAGGGCGCGGAGCACGTGTGGCTCGACGCGACCGGGATCGCCGACTTCGAGCGGCACTTCCCGACGATCTGGAACGCGTGTCGGACGGTCGGCCTCGACCCCACCCGCGAGTGGCTGCCGGTCGCGCCGGCCGCGCACTACTTGTCGGGCGGTGTGCTCGCCGACCTCGACGGCGCGACCACGCTGCCCGGGCTCTGGACCTGCGGTGAGGCCGCGTGCAGCGGCGTGCACGGCGCCAACCGCCTCGCATCCAACTCGCTCCTCGACGGGCTCGTGTTCGGCGGTCGCGTCGTGGCCGCGGTCGAACGTGGCAAGCGGTACCCCGAGGCGACCGGCGCGCTCGCGCCGCTCCTCACGGTCGGTTTCACGGCGACGCGATCGGGGGGTGCGGATCCGGTCGCGCTCGACCCGAGCCAGCGCGAGCTGATCCAGGCGACGATGTCGATCGACGTCGGCGTCGTGCGCGACGCGGAGGGCCTTGCGCTCGCGGCGAAGTCGCTCGCCGCGCTGTCCGACGCGGCCACCGGCGCCGTCGATCCCACGACCGCGGCGTTCGAGGTTGCGAACCTGACGACGGTCGCGAGCGCGATCGTCGTCGGCGCAACCGCGCGGCACGAGTCGCGGGGCGCGCACACACGAGCCGACTTCCCCGCAACCGACGACGCGCAGCTCGGGCGCTACGTGCACGTGGCCGGCGAACCGCCGCGCTTCGTGCCGCTCACGACGGCCGGACGCTACGCACCGCTCACGGAGGGCCGGACCGCGTGAGCGCGTTCGACCCGCCCGCGCCGATCGTTCGCGACGCGGTCGAGCGCACGCTCGCCGAGGATCTCGGCGTGCTCGGCGACATCACCACGGTCGCGTGTATCGACGAGGACGCGGTCGCGTCGGCGCGCTTCGTCGCGCGCGTCGAGGGCGTCGTCGCGGGTACCGCACCCGCGATCGAGACG is a window from the Acidimicrobiia bacterium genome containing:
- a CDS encoding D-glycerate dehydrogenase codes for the protein MSAVYVSRPLPAPGPDALRVAGLDVEQNTEDRPPTRAELIAGLRGKQALLCLLTEKVDAELLDAAPDLRIVANLAVGYDNVDVAAAAARGVVVTNTPDVLTEATAELTWALILAAARRVVEGDTLVRRGEWKGWSPTQLLGTTLVGKTLGIFGMGKIGAAVARRAGGFGMHVVYTNRTRNVALEGELGARPVTFDELLAQSDVLSLHAPATAETRHAFDAAALSRLRPGVVFVNTARGPLVDEAALVGALREGRIAAAGLDVFEREPALAPGLTELGNVVVLPHIGSATHEARGAMVELCCRNILAVLAGEPPITPVRPPA
- the folK gene encoding 2-amino-4-hydroxy-6-hydroxymethyldihydropteridine diphosphokinase, encoding MTARRAYLALGSNLGAREEFLQSAVDALARTPDVAVAALSDVYETDPVGGPDQGPYLNAVVAIDTELSARELLALAHRLEDDADRVRAERWGPRTLDVDLLLVGDERIREPDLVVPHPRLWERGFVLAPLHDVAPELVVAPAGGHPGVRRVEITLTTKERT
- a CDS encoding DUF2520 domain-containing protein gives rise to the protein MAEGNSGATFALIGPGRAGATVALALVGRGYTAVAVAGRSPDAPSTTATAACLATQPSLVSHAGRGAAIVIIATPDAAIEGAALAVAPSLEHGALVLHLAGSLGVGVFDDLKARRPDVRVGALHPLQSMPSATMGLDRLPGSWAAIAGDPQVADIADALELHTFEVSDEQRARYHATAVVASNHLVALLGQVERLAAAAGVPFEAFAPLAEASLANGFGMGARAALTGPVARGDLATVTEHLRELPPSERDAYRALAREAAKLADTRDDALDRLLADLDQTPGTSPRGSHDDTN
- the panC gene encoding pantoate--beta-alanine ligase translates to MVTLIETIEGVRRACDDARAAGRTVGLVPTMGYLHEGHRSLMRRARAETDLVVVSIFVNPTQFGPNEDLARYPRDLPGDLDACRAEGVDVVFAPSVEEMYPNGAATTVHVEGVTRGLCGDHRPGHFDGVTTVVAKLFAITGRSRAYFGRKDAQQVAVVARMAADLDLPVEVVACPLVRETDGLARSSRNAYLAPDDRRAAPVLFNGLRAAAELVAAGERDPQRVIAAVRDVVATEPRVELEYVEARDAATMAPIDRLDGDVLLALAAHLGATRLIDNVGIAVRGDAVEVDLGTTPAPSLGSS
- the nadB gene encoding L-aspartate oxidase, with translation MTDLLVLGSGVAGLTAALHARAAGRSVLVLTKGELSHSATRFAQGGVAAALEEPDSPALHLQDTLVAGAGLCDEAAVDVLVREGPARVRELAELGARFDDADGRWLLAREGGHSLARVVHAGGDATGAEIERALVAATLRSGCEIREGWFALSLLVEGGECAGVVALDPSGARVDVRATDTVIATGGAGQCFAVTTNPALSTGDGIALALRAGVACADLEFVQFHPTALHHPAMPRPLLSEALRGEGAVLRDGQGFAFMRDVHPLADLAPRDVVARAIHARMHAEGAEHVWLDATGIADFERHFPTIWNACRTVGLDPTREWLPVAPAAHYLSGGVLADLDGATTLPGLWTCGEAACSGVHGANRLASNSLLDGLVFGGRVVAAVERGKRYPEATGALAPLLTVGFTATRSGGADPVALDPSQRELIQATMSIDVGVVRDAEGLALAAKSLAALSDAATGAVDPTTAAFEVANLTTVASAIVVGATARHESRGAHTRADFPATDDAQLGRYVHVAGEPPRFVPLTTAGRYAPLTEGRTA
- the folB gene encoding dihydroneopterin aldolase yields the protein MDRILVPGLRALGVHGVLPEERERPQPFEVSLELHVDLAKAGASDDLADTVDYGAVCDAVVRIVTDESYALLERLATRIAEACRADERVTGVVVEVRKLRPPVNAEVDHVAVRIER